The Acinetobacter sp. GSS19 genome includes a region encoding these proteins:
- a CDS encoding diguanylate cyclase: MDQLEQTKNSQNSELIEIDEGIRLHITWAQKVFEYLVLKTPAEPQFSAENSHLLCQFGKWFQSNHSKFEQINPDKTRELEQAHYLVHHHLHNILSRLGGDQHVDTDLVSQYQTSQRDLIELLIYFRTHFITKKLQYDPLTGLALRYGIENKFAILRQSTEKYQKTLAVGLLDLDYFKRVNDQYGHQAGDEVLAYTAKLLRDSLRDTDNIFRFGGEEFLIFLEVSNVDSLHRIIDRIFQSLHNNPIQLESGEVIHITATIGIIIVEPDETMENAIARADRALYLGKQQGRDQAVFA; the protein is encoded by the coding sequence ATGGATCAATTAGAACAAACTAAAAATTCTCAAAATTCAGAACTGATCGAGATCGATGAGGGTATTCGACTACATATCACTTGGGCGCAAAAAGTATTTGAATACCTCGTTTTAAAAACACCTGCAGAACCTCAATTTTCGGCTGAAAATAGTCATTTATTGTGTCAATTTGGCAAATGGTTTCAATCAAATCACAGCAAGTTTGAACAAATCAATCCTGATAAAACCCGGGAATTGGAACAAGCGCATTATCTTGTCCATCATCATTTGCATAATATCCTTTCCAGGCTCGGTGGAGATCAGCATGTAGATACAGATTTAGTCAGCCAATATCAAACAAGTCAAAGAGATTTGATTGAGCTCCTGATTTATTTTAGAACCCATTTTATTACCAAGAAATTACAGTATGACCCTTTAACCGGTTTGGCTTTAAGATATGGGATAGAAAATAAATTCGCTATCCTGCGTCAGAGTACAGAAAAATACCAGAAAACATTGGCGGTCGGTTTACTGGATTTGGATTATTTTAAACGGGTGAATGATCAATATGGGCATCAGGCGGGTGATGAAGTTCTTGCCTATACTGCGAAGTTACTCCGTGATTCTCTTCGAGATACGGACAACATTTTTCGCTTTGGCGGAGAAGAGTTTTTAATCTTTCTAGAAGTGAGCAATGTTGATTCCCTGCATAGGATTATTGACAGAATTTTCCAGTCACTGCATAACAATCCGATCCAATTAGAAAGTGGTGAAGTCATCCATATTACCGCAACAATCGGCATTATCATTGTAGAGCCTGATGAAACCATGGAAAACGCGATTGCCAGAGCAGACCGAGCCCTTTATTTAGGAAAACAGCAGGGACGTGACCAGGCAGTTTTTGCATGA
- a CDS encoding IS3-like element ISAba2 family transposase (programmed frameshift), producing the protein MTKPKYTPEIRDRAVQLLIESEKDYPSNWAAITAIAPKIGCTPETLRVWYLKHLDQQNPIKVQQASDQEKMKQMEREIKELKRANEILRKAAGFFRPGGARPPTQIMVDFIHNNKDLYGVDAICRILPIAASTYYRTLDLADNPEHRAKRDLHDLHHAEQIKRIWKESSGRYGVRKVWQKLKREGYIIARCTVARLMQKLGIQGVWRGKNKQTTHSRDDQKRADDLVKRNFSADHPDQLWVADFTYIQTNSGWVYTAFIIDVFSRAIVGWKVSTRMNTDMVLDALEQALHDRGMPKNVIHHSDRGVQYLSIRYTNRLEAANLRASVGTTGDSYDNALAETVNGLYKTEVIEYLKADWQGLADVQLATLNWVDWFNKERVHSALGYVSPFDFEAMYYDKINPLGQVA; encoded by the exons TGACAAAACCAAAATATACCCCTGAAATCCGAGATAGAGCGGTTCAATTATTGATTGAATCCGAAAAAGATTATCCATCGAATTGGGCTGCAATCACTGCTATTGCTCCCAAGATAGGTTGTACTCCTGAAACACTGCGTGTTTGGTATTTAAAACATCTCGATCAACAAAATCCTATCAAAGTACAACAGGCATCAGATCAAGAAAAAATGAAGCAGATGGAACGTGAAATCAAAGAATTAAAGCGTGCCAATGAAATTCTACGTAAAGCAGCTG GCTTTTTTCGCCCAGGCGGAGCTCGACCGCCCACACAAATAATGGTGGATTTCATCCATAACAATAAAGACTTATATGGTGTTGATGCGATTTGTAGGATTTTACCGATCGCAGCTTCAACCTATTACCGAACTTTAGATCTCGCGGACAATCCAGAACATCGAGCGAAGCGAGATTTACATGACTTGCATCATGCTGAACAAATTAAACGAATTTGGAAGGAAAGTTCAGGTCGATATGGTGTACGTAAAGTTTGGCAAAAATTGAAACGTGAAGGCTATATTATTGCACGCTGTACAGTTGCTCGATTGATGCAAAAGCTAGGTATACAAGGTGTTTGGCGAGGTAAGAATAAACAAACTACCCATAGCCGAGATGATCAAAAACGAGCAGATGACTTGGTGAAACGCAATTTTAGTGCTGATCACCCTGACCAGCTGTGGGTCGCTGACTTTACGTATATTCAAACAAATTCAGGCTGGGTCTATACCGCCTTTATTATTGATGTGTTCTCGCGAGCAATTGTTGGATGGAAAGTATCAACACGGATGAATACAGACATGGTGCTCGATGCACTGGAGCAAGCATTGCATGATCGAGGCATGCCAAAGAACGTGATTCATCATAGTGACAGAGGTGTGCAATATCTTTCCATTCGTTATACCAATCGTTTAGAAGCAGCAAATTTACGAGCATCAGTCGGTACGACCGGTGATTCATACGATAATGCTTTGGCTGAAACGGTGAATGGCTTATACAAAACAGAGGTGATTGAATATTTAAAAGCGGATTGGCAAGGTTTAGCGGATGTACAACTTGCGACACTAAACTGGGTAGATTGGTTCAATAAAGAGCGTGTACATAGTGCACTAGGTTATGTGTCACCTTTTGATTTTGAAGCAATGTACTATGATAAAATTAACCCATTAGGTCAGGTGGCCTAA
- a CDS encoding IS3 family transposase (programmed frameshift) translates to MSGQRYTPEFKDEAVKLITERGYSVTDVAERLGVSQHSIYKWLKAVQPLRNNPDEHELLEAKKEILRLKSQLKQTEEERDILKKAAKVLCKPARVKYQFILEYSHQFKIKTMCRVLKIARAGYYAWLHEPESGRTIEDKRLLQLIRSSYDASYGIYGYRRITLDLKELGESCGPNRVLKIMKNNGIAAVRGYKKHKSYGCGRPPIVPPNHLNREFAVSTPDTSWVTDITYIRTWQGWLYLAVVLDLYSRKVIGWSMKPTLAKDIVLDALLMAVWRRRPNEPVIIHSDQGSQYSSGDWQKFCQKHNLVPSMSRRGNCWDNAVAESFFSSLKKERIKKRIYKTREMARADVFDYIEMFYNRIRRHSHLDGMSPEAFETASK, encoded by the exons ATGAGTGGACAACGATACACCCCAGAATTTAAAGATGAAGCTGTTAAATTGATTACCGAACGTGGATATTCTGTCACTGATGTGGCTGAACGTTTAGGTGTATCACAGCACAGCATTTATAAATGGCTAAAGGCCGTACAGCCTTTACGCAACAACCCTGATGAACATGAACTACTCGAAGCAAAGAAAGAGATCCTTCGTCTTAAAAGTCAGCTTAAGCAAACTGAAGAAGAGCGAGATATCTTAAAAAAGGCCGCAA AGGTACTTTGCAAGCCTGCCCGAGTAAAGTATCAGTTTATCCTTGAGTACAGCCATCAATTTAAGATTAAAACGATGTGTCGGGTTCTTAAGATTGCTCGTGCTGGCTATTACGCCTGGCTACATGAACCCGAATCAGGCAGAACAATTGAAGACAAACGGTTATTACAACTGATCCGCTCTTCTTATGATGCCAGTTATGGCATCTATGGTTATCGTCGCATCACGCTGGATCTTAAAGAGCTAGGTGAAAGCTGTGGCCCCAATCGTGTGCTGAAGATCATGAAGAACAATGGCATTGCCGCTGTTCGAGGATATAAAAAGCATAAAAGTTATGGTTGTGGCCGTCCTCCGATTGTGCCACCAAATCACTTAAATCGAGAGTTCGCTGTGAGCACCCCTGATACTTCCTGGGTGACTGATATTACCTACATCCGTACTTGGCAAGGCTGGTTATATCTGGCTGTGGTTCTCGATTTATATTCAAGGAAAGTCATCGGTTGGTCAATGAAACCTACGCTTGCCAAGGATATCGTTTTGGATGCACTTTTAATGGCGGTATGGCGACGCAGACCCAATGAACCTGTGATCATACACTCAGACCAAGGCTCACAATACAGTAGCGGAGACTGGCAGAAATTCTGTCAAAAGCATAATTTAGTTCCGAGTATGAGTCGTCGTGGAAACTGTTGGGACAATGCTGTTGCTGAATCCTTTTTTAGTAGTTTAAAGAAGGAAAGAATTAAAAAGAGGATCTATAAAACACGAGAAATGGCCCGTGCGGATGTGTTTGATTATATCGAGATGTTTTACAATCGAATCAGGCGTCATTCGCATCTCGATGGGATGAGCCCAGAAGCATTTGAGACAGCTTCAAAATGA
- the modA gene encoding molybdate ABC transporter substrate-binding protein, translating into MKTSLGVGIALTSSIVTVQAGSVKVYAAASLSNALTDIAQAYQIQHQSTHIIPVFAASSTLAKQIEAGAKADLFFSSDPDWMNYLLQRKVVDSKTIKPLLSNELVVISRKNRKITFTASPNFKFAQSFQGYLCTGHMESVPVGKYAKQSLSQFNWLTSLKGRIVGTQDVRSALAFVERGECEVGIVYKTDALLSQKVKILGTFPTQSHRPIVYPIALTQGGEKNPEAVRFIQFLQHSSQAKAIFHQYGFQLKS; encoded by the coding sequence ATGAAAACATCCCTGGGGGTAGGCATCGCTTTGACTAGTAGTATTGTTACAGTACAGGCCGGTAGCGTCAAAGTTTATGCAGCGGCCAGCCTGAGCAATGCCCTGACGGATATTGCACAGGCCTATCAGATACAGCATCAGTCAACGCACATCATTCCGGTTTTTGCAGCATCCTCTACATTAGCCAAGCAAATCGAAGCGGGTGCGAAAGCGGATCTATTTTTTTCATCTGATCCGGACTGGATGAATTATCTGTTGCAGCGAAAGGTGGTTGATTCCAAGACTATCAAGCCTTTACTAAGTAATGAACTGGTAGTGATTAGCCGAAAAAATCGCAAGATTACCTTTACTGCCAGCCCAAATTTTAAATTTGCCCAGTCGTTCCAGGGCTATCTGTGTACAGGTCATATGGAGTCTGTTCCAGTCGGTAAATATGCCAAACAAAGTTTGAGCCAGTTCAACTGGCTAACCTCTCTGAAGGGGCGGATTGTCGGAACGCAAGATGTACGCTCAGCTCTAGCATTTGTCGAACGCGGTGAATGTGAGGTGGGTATTGTCTATAAGACGGATGCTTTGTTGAGCCAAAAAGTCAAAATCCTCGGGACATTCCCTACACAGTCACATCGTCCTATCGTCTATCCCATAGCTCTGACACAAGGCGGTGAAAAAAATCCGGAAGCCGTGCGTTTCATCCAGTTTTTACAGCACAGTTCGCAAGCCAAAGCTATCTTTCATCAATACGGTTTTCAGTTGAAATCCTGA
- a CDS encoding molybdenum cofactor biosynthesis protein MoaE, with translation MDELKSFARISETRLSLDRFDTVQHFPKCGGVGVFIGTVRNHHEGKAVKALRYTAYAPVAEKMIRQIEQDIQQQYGVSYVRVMHRIGTLQISEEAIIAVAYAAHRREAFAACEAVVERVKHEVPVWKEEFYLDGSSQYVEGCCIRQDYANARYVADLSLKTSQHAEHLHCHHAHSV, from the coding sequence ATGGACGAACTTAAATCCTTTGCACGCATTTCAGAGACGCGTTTGAGCCTGGACCGTTTTGATACTGTTCAGCATTTTCCTAAATGTGGTGGGGTTGGCGTGTTTATCGGGACGGTGCGTAACCATCATGAAGGTAAAGCGGTCAAGGCCTTGAGATATACGGCCTACGCACCTGTGGCAGAGAAAATGATTCGCCAGATTGAACAGGACATCCAGCAGCAATATGGCGTGTCTTATGTCCGTGTTATGCATCGCATCGGAACCTTGCAGATTAGTGAAGAAGCAATTATTGCAGTCGCTTACGCAGCACATCGGCGTGAGGCTTTTGCTGCATGCGAAGCGGTGGTCGAACGGGTGAAACATGAAGTCCCGGTCTGGAAAGAAGAGTTCTATCTGGATGGGAGCAGTCAATATGTAGAAGGTTGCTGTATCCGTCAAGATTATGCGAATGCCAGATATGTAGCAGATTTATCCCTAAAAACATCTCAACACGCTGAACATTTGCATTGCCATCATGCGCATTCTGTCTAG
- a CDS encoding molybdopterin molybdotransferase MoeA, which translates to MSGCDTEQGLISVDQALDLILHETKALKTEQLMLNQALYRYLAEDVYSKINLPIFAQSAVDGYAICAQSVIEEDTEFELIGEIRAGQQAAVSLKAEQAVRIFTGAPIPTGTTTVARQEIVHRGNSTCIKVEKNLSLDVDIRHAGEEITCGQLLAEQGQYLSVGAIASLGMAGIQTVEVFCYPKVAVVITGDEVAENIEDLASGKIFDANTPLIHVWFQQAGHSVDIIHVEDSAAAVKTLLQSLSEHYDLILSTGGISVGDYDFIRPAALDSGFQQIFWKVKQKPGKPMFFARQRREDGSHCYLLGLPGNPAAVYVGMQVYVSTLLFALQGQQQQPHWITAILTHDLKPDERERFLRMSLTVDQATLKVTSLSKQQSHMLSNLMQANALVRVPAATAIHAGQIVKVLLIQG; encoded by the coding sequence ATGTCAGGATGTGATACAGAGCAGGGGTTGATCAGTGTTGATCAGGCGTTGGATCTCATTCTGCATGAGACCAAAGCTTTGAAGACAGAACAGCTCATGTTAAATCAGGCATTGTACCGGTATTTGGCAGAAGATGTTTATTCCAAGATTAATCTGCCTATATTTGCACAAAGTGCGGTGGATGGTTATGCGATTTGTGCACAATCGGTGATTGAAGAAGATACGGAATTTGAGTTGATCGGTGAAATTCGTGCCGGACAACAGGCAGCTGTGTCACTCAAGGCTGAACAAGCCGTCAGGATTTTTACCGGTGCTCCGATTCCAACCGGGACAACTACAGTTGCACGTCAGGAAATTGTCCATCGGGGTAATTCGACCTGCATTAAGGTCGAGAAAAATCTAAGTCTGGATGTGGATATTCGTCATGCTGGAGAAGAAATCACTTGCGGACAATTACTGGCCGAACAAGGACAGTATTTATCAGTCGGTGCGATTGCTTCTTTAGGTATGGCAGGTATTCAAACAGTCGAGGTCTTTTGTTACCCGAAAGTGGCTGTGGTAATTACGGGTGATGAGGTAGCAGAAAACATAGAGGACCTGGCATCCGGTAAAATTTTTGATGCCAATACCCCATTAATCCATGTCTGGTTCCAGCAAGCCGGACATTCTGTCGATATTATCCACGTCGAGGATAGTGCTGCTGCGGTCAAAACCTTACTGCAAAGCTTAAGCGAACATTATGATCTCATCCTAAGCACGGGCGGCATTTCGGTGGGAGATTATGATTTTATCCGTCCGGCTGCTCTGGATTCGGGTTTTCAACAGATTTTCTGGAAAGTGAAGCAGAAACCGGGAAAGCCAATGTTCTTTGCCCGACAGCGCCGTGAAGATGGCTCACATTGTTATTTATTGGGTTTGCCTGGTAATCCGGCCGCCGTTTATGTCGGCATGCAAGTATATGTCTCGACTTTGCTGTTCGCCTTACAAGGGCAGCAGCAACAACCCCACTGGATAACTGCCATTTTGACACATGACCTGAAACCGGATGAGAGAGAGCGCTTTTTACGTATGTCCTTGACTGTGGATCAGGCAACCTTAAAGGTTACAAGTTTATCTAAACAACAGTCACATATGCTGAGTAATTTAATGCAAGCGAATGCGCTGGTTCGTGTCCCTGCAGCGACTGCAATACATGCAGGGCAGATCGTGAAGGTTTTGCTCATCCAAGGCTAA
- a CDS encoding TIGR00341 family protein: MTNHSNEHNSPPNSISRLRRVRHRFSLLADKAEDDEIERRIRDGIELSGAIPWILIFAIFIASVGLNINSTAVVIGAMLISPLMGPIMGIGLGVAVYDFKLVKRALFNLGIATLISLVVSTLYFSISPLDNAQSELLSRTSPTVWDVLIALFGGLAGIIGVTREEKSNVIPGVAIATALMPPVCTAGFGIATEQLIFVGGALYLYTINCVFISLATIIGIRILRLKPHSFADEKVERRVKMSLLMIAIVTAIPSAYLATKLVNEEVFKSNANKFITQEFTFKDTQVASSKIDSKTRTIELALVGLPLSQATLQNIEGRLAVAQLEGTKIIVHQTSDNKVDVTALKSGLLSDLYLNGQEALRQKDEQVKQLQQELKVKNALFTNADDIFAELRAQYPSITSVFLGQGIDLPTVANQKQILQLSVRTSEPLSSEDKVRIENWFKVRTKTDTVLLNFVVNQDN; this comes from the coding sequence TTGACAAACCACTCGAATGAACATAATTCACCCCCTAACTCAATCAGTAGATTAAGACGAGTCCGTCATCGTTTTAGTCTACTGGCAGATAAGGCTGAAGATGATGAAATAGAACGTCGGATTCGTGACGGGATTGAGCTATCAGGAGCAATTCCCTGGATTCTCATCTTCGCCATTTTTATTGCATCCGTCGGATTAAATATTAATTCAACCGCTGTGGTGATTGGAGCCATGCTGATTTCCCCACTCATGGGACCGATTATGGGGATCGGGTTAGGGGTAGCAGTTTATGATTTTAAACTGGTGAAACGTGCACTTTTCAATCTGGGTATTGCAACACTGATCAGTCTGGTCGTATCAACCCTATATTTCTCGATATCACCACTCGATAATGCACAATCCGAACTTTTATCACGGACTAGCCCAACAGTTTGGGATGTGCTTATCGCATTATTCGGTGGATTGGCAGGGATCATTGGGGTCACCCGGGAAGAAAAGTCGAATGTTATCCCTGGGGTGGCGATTGCGACTGCATTGATGCCACCAGTTTGTACTGCCGGATTTGGTATTGCGACCGAACAGTTGATCTTTGTCGGTGGCGCACTGTATTTATATACCATCAATTGTGTATTCATCAGCTTGGCAACGATCATCGGTATCCGAATTCTAAGGTTAAAACCACATAGTTTTGCTGATGAAAAAGTCGAAAGACGTGTGAAGATGTCATTGCTGATGATTGCGATTGTAACAGCAATTCCGAGCGCCTATCTGGCAACCAAATTAGTGAATGAAGAAGTCTTTAAATCCAATGCCAATAAATTCATTACACAAGAATTTACCTTCAAAGATACACAGGTCGCCAGTTCAAAAATTGATAGCAAAACACGTACGATTGAGCTGGCTCTGGTCGGTTTGCCATTAAGTCAGGCTACGTTGCAGAATATTGAGGGAAGACTTGCTGTTGCACAGCTCGAAGGAACTAAAATTATTGTTCATCAAACCAGCGATAATAAGGTGGATGTGACTGCCTTGAAGTCTGGATTACTGAGTGATTTGTATTTGAATGGACAAGAGGCCCTACGTCAAAAGGATGAACAGGTAAAACAGTTACAGCAAGAACTGAAGGTAAAAAATGCCTTATTTACCAATGCAGATGATATTTTTGCTGAACTTCGCGCACAGTATCCAAGCATAACCTCCGTCTTTCTTGGACAGGGCATTGATTTACCAACTGTTGCCAATCAAAAGCAAATACTTCAACTCAGCGTGAGAACATCTGAACCGCTATCTAGTGAAGATAAAGTGCGAATAGAAAATTGGTTCAAGGTCAGGACAAAAACAGATACTGTGCTGTTAAATTTCGTGGTAAATCAAGATAATTAG
- the modB gene encoding molybdate ABC transporter permease subunit: MFSPEELSALILSAKVAICTTLFCLPFAIALAWLLARYEFHLKFILEAILQLPMVLPPVVLGYLLLLTFGQQGFLGQYLQLLGIELAFNWKGAVLAAMLVAFPLMVQPIRLSFQLMNPQLEQIAGSLGAAPWKVFWSINLPLVFPGILIGSILCFSRSLGEFGATITFVGNIPDETQTLSIAIYSFLQQPNGENMAIRLVLLSVLLSFLALLANSWILKNYQKRLGS; encoded by the coding sequence ATGTTTAGCCCAGAAGAGTTAAGCGCGTTGATCTTGTCAGCTAAGGTCGCAATATGTACCACATTGTTCTGTTTGCCTTTTGCTATAGCGCTGGCCTGGCTATTGGCCCGGTATGAATTTCATCTGAAGTTTATCCTGGAAGCTATTTTGCAATTGCCGATGGTTTTACCTCCCGTGGTGTTGGGTTATTTACTGCTCCTGACTTTCGGTCAACAGGGTTTTCTGGGGCAATATCTGCAACTGCTAGGTATTGAGCTGGCATTCAACTGGAAAGGTGCCGTTTTAGCCGCCATGCTGGTGGCCTTTCCGTTGATGGTGCAACCCATCCGATTATCCTTTCAATTGATGAATCCGCAACTTGAACAGATTGCGGGGTCACTGGGCGCAGCACCGTGGAAAGTCTTTTGGAGTATCAATTTACCCTTGGTATTTCCTGGGATTTTGATCGGCAGTATCTTATGCTTTAGTCGCAGTCTTGGAGAGTTTGGGGCAACGATTACCTTTGTGGGTAATATTCCAGATGAAACCCAAACGCTCTCGATAGCCATCTATTCTTTTCTGCAGCAGCCGAATGGCGAAAACATGGCAATACGCTTGGTGCTGTTGTCTGTACTGTTGTCATTTTTAGCTTTGTTGGCCAATTCATGGATTCTGAAAAACTATCAGAAAAGGTTAGGGAGCTGA
- the mtlD gene encoding bifunctional mannitol-1-phosphate dehydrogenase/phosphatase — protein sequence MLKFNNDIIHGAIFDMDGTMFDTERLRFKTLKQASQELIGVSFSDAYLMACLGLSATSAHQLAKQQYGEDIPYAEIRKRADELELESVRSFGVPIKKGLVQVLERLRKSGLRMAVATSSRRLIAEEYLINANVYKFFDVLVCGDEVQQGKPHPEIFLSAAEKLSLPSSECLMFEDSENGITSAYEAGGVTILLQDIKEPNTNMLDKADYFFASMYDCLHELDQYTPSLEMPMLQEPFPQSLNQLTVGIHGFGAIGGGFMAQIMSHWDGYTRPKRIYASTHNPLYRSAVNAFGSYCIRYGQLSYDERIENMHIIDASNIEQMQEMYTTSSMIALCLPEHALASEAKTIAQGLYARYIAYDEQCTHPLTILIILNKVGAKNVLLEHLRTALSEITTLNVAEKILDQHYFCDTVVNRMVSKLTDQNLYRQLRIKYNIFKQYQLDHELDQTDIEDATRLNPEQERLASMYVEEMCNNFKPSHILQTMDLILFHAEVDMPIYVENNSPLLSKMRQMILVEDIQEIQLIKNRLWNGVHAMTAWYAARLGYETIGLSMTDLKVREFMQDLLEEVKAGLALTLPHRQKNLNDLAQSFINSCVNAYKDPCERVARDPLRKLAASERVLGSIAFNIQQGLPYQNLNQGALYGYYYAIEQKEISYGEAIEHLEIQLAQSGLSEQHQQTLQRNIETQLAQLLTVKHKTQNSCSIHLPKQAGYILT from the coding sequence GTGCTTAAATTTAATAATGATATTATTCATGGGGCAATTTTCGACATGGATGGAACCATGTTCGATACTGAGCGTCTACGTTTCAAAACATTGAAACAGGCTTCTCAGGAATTAATTGGGGTTTCATTTAGTGATGCCTATTTAATGGCTTGCCTGGGACTCAGTGCAACCAGTGCACATCAACTGGCCAAACAGCAGTATGGAGAAGATATCCCTTACGCAGAGATTCGAAAACGAGCGGATGAACTCGAACTTGAAAGTGTGAGAAGTTTTGGTGTACCAATCAAAAAAGGGTTGGTACAGGTGCTAGAACGCTTACGTAAATCTGGTTTACGCATGGCTGTAGCTACATCAAGCCGTCGCTTAATTGCTGAAGAATATTTGATAAATGCAAATGTTTATAAATTCTTTGATGTACTGGTGTGTGGTGATGAAGTACAGCAAGGTAAACCACACCCGGAAATTTTTCTGTCAGCCGCTGAGAAACTTAGTTTACCCTCATCTGAATGCCTGATGTTCGAAGACTCTGAAAATGGTATTACTTCAGCCTATGAGGCTGGTGGAGTAACCATCTTGCTTCAAGACATCAAAGAACCGAATACCAATATGCTGGATAAGGCAGATTACTTCTTTGCAAGTATGTATGACTGTCTGCATGAACTGGATCAATATACACCAAGCCTTGAAATGCCCATGCTTCAGGAGCCTTTCCCACAAAGTCTGAATCAGTTAACCGTCGGCATTCATGGATTTGGTGCGATTGGTGGTGGTTTTATGGCACAGATTATGTCGCATTGGGATGGTTATACACGCCCAAAACGGATCTATGCTTCAACACATAATCCTTTGTATCGATCAGCAGTCAATGCCTTTGGCAGTTATTGTATTCGTTATGGGCAGTTGTCCTATGATGAACGTATTGAAAATATGCATATCATTGATGCAAGCAATATTGAACAAATGCAGGAGATGTATACTACATCAAGCATGATTGCACTTTGCTTGCCGGAGCATGCGCTAGCCAGCGAGGCTAAAACTATTGCCCAAGGCTTGTATGCCCGTTACATTGCATATGACGAGCAATGCACCCACCCTTTAACCATCCTCATTATCTTAAATAAAGTTGGTGCCAAGAATGTCTTACTTGAACATCTACGGACTGCTTTGAGTGAAATCACGACTTTAAACGTGGCTGAGAAGATTCTAGATCAACACTATTTTTGTGATACGGTCGTTAACCGCATGGTTTCCAAATTGACCGACCAAAATCTTTATCGGCAACTTCGTATTAAGTACAACATCTTTAAGCAATATCAGCTGGATCATGAACTTGATCAGACCGATATTGAAGATGCCACTCGTTTAAATCCTGAGCAGGAACGGTTGGCTTCAATGTATGTGGAGGAGATGTGTAACAACTTTAAACCGAGTCATATTTTACAAACCATGGATTTGATTCTCTTCCATGCAGAAGTGGATATGCCGATTTACGTAGAAAATAACAGCCCTTTACTCAGCAAAATGCGTCAAATGATTTTAGTGGAAGATATCCAAGAAATTCAGCTGATCAAAAACCGATTATGGAATGGTGTTCATGCCATGACTGCCTGGTATGCGGCACGATTAGGTTACGAAACGATTGGTTTATCCATGACCGACCTAAAAGTTCGAGAGTTTATGCAGGATCTTTTAGAAGAAGTGAAAGCGGGACTTGCCCTTACCCTGCCGCATCGCCAAAAAAACCTTAATGACCTAGCACAAAGCTTCATTAACTCCTGTGTCAATGCTTACAAAGATCCATGTGAACGTGTCGCACGTGATCCTTTGCGGAAGTTAGCCGCCTCTGAACGCGTTTTGGGGTCAATAGCTTTTAATATTCAGCAGGGCTTACCCTACCAGAACTTAAATCAGGGTGCCTTATATGGTTACTACTATGCTATTGAACAAAAAGAGATTAGTTATGGTGAAGCAATTGAACATCTAGAAATTCAGTTAGCGCAATCCGGATTAAGCGAGCAACATCAGCAAACCCTGCAGCGAAATATTGAAACACAGTTAGCTCAATTGCTCACGGTTAAGCATAAGACTCAGAATTCTTGCTCCATCCATCTCCCAAAACAAGCAGGATATATTCTGACCTGA
- a CDS encoding ATP-binding cassette domain-containing protein: protein MLQCAFEYQHADFRLQVELNMQQPMMGLVGASGSGKTTLLKNIVGLCRPTQGNIQFQQQVLFSTVHNINIPMHQRRIALIFQQALLFPHLNVRKNLCYAEKMLKPFERKFQFEQVVELLELTPLLQRRTSQLSGGEAQRVSIGRALLSSPHLLLLDEPLTGLDDALKKQLLVFLKRVKDQMRLPMIYVTHHLDEVEFLQAEVMELRNGKLINVGTHIN from the coding sequence ATGTTGCAATGTGCTTTTGAATATCAACATGCCGATTTTAGGTTGCAGGTTGAGTTGAACATGCAGCAGCCCATGATGGGGCTGGTCGGTGCTTCGGGAAGTGGTAAAACCACCTTATTAAAAAATATCGTTGGTCTGTGCAGGCCGACCCAAGGCAATATCCAATTTCAGCAACAGGTACTTTTCAGCACAGTACACAATATCAATATTCCCATGCATCAACGCAGGATTGCATTAATTTTCCAGCAGGCATTGCTGTTCCCACATTTGAACGTGCGGAAGAATCTGTGTTATGCAGAAAAAATGCTGAAGCCGTTTGAGCGAAAATTTCAGTTTGAGCAAGTAGTGGAACTACTGGAACTCACGCCATTACTACAACGCCGTACATCTCAGCTCTCAGGTGGTGAAGCACAACGAGTTTCTATTGGGCGCGCCTTGTTGTCTTCTCCACATTTACTGTTACTGGATGAGCCTTTGACCGGGCTGGATGATGCACTAAAAAAGCAGCTTTTAGTGTTTTTAAAGCGGGTTAAAGATCAGATGAGATTACCTATGATTTACGTCACGCATCACTTAGATGAAGTTGAGTTTTTACAAGCGGAAGTTATGGAATTGAGAAATGGGAAATTAATTAATGTAGGCACCCATATAAATTAA